The Puntigrus tetrazona isolate hp1 chromosome 3, ASM1883169v1, whole genome shotgun sequence nucleotide sequence cactcGAGGCCAACTACAATAGACCACCTAAACCCACCAGCACTTGTTCTGCTGCTGGCAAACAGTGGAATGGATTGAGCAAATTACCTCAAGTAATATGTGGATTTATCTCTGGATTTTACATACTTTTCTGATTTTGATTTAAGTTTAATGACCTACTTTTGCTTATTCAAAGTTTGAGAACTTCCGTGACATTTCACATAgtaaattatgcaattatttgattaaattatgcaaatctcTTCATGCTTTCCAAATCATAAGAAAAATAAGGCactaacaatattactgttggCTAAAAAGCATCCTCATGTTTTgtctagattaaaaaaaaagaaaagatttgatttgatttatttccaaCCCTGTATGTATGATAATtcaatctgatttaaaaaaaaacagtagactGGCTgacacaattaaacacaatttacaGATATTTGTGTTCTCTGCTGTGTTTTATCAAACAACACCAACAGCATTACACAGACAATGTAGCCTGTTCCAGATTCTTCCTCTGCTACTTTCTTTTGCTTAGCAACATGTTTAGGAGGACCACCAAGTCATAGTTTTATGTAACGGCAGTGGCAGCTCTTTGCATGAGCAAATGCATCTTATTAGTTGGCCAGTGCGCTGGAAAAGAGATAGGAAAATAATAGTATTACAGTACtgtattttaacaatacataaaGTTaaagatgatgataataatgattgTGTCTTTGTATAGACAACAAGAGAGAGTCAATGGGCAGAGAGAGGACATAGAAAGACAGAGGAAACTGCTGATGAAGAAGAAACCGCCCAACGCCAGTCAAACTCCTCCTCCCAGCCTAGAACCCAACAAACGCAAAAGCAAGAGCAACGGCGCAGAGAACGAGATGTAAGTTCTTCTGTCATGTCAGGCTTTGAATAGTTTAGAAATTCATTTTAACTGGATTTTGTCCTAATTTTGTGCACGTCCGCACAGGTTATCTTTAGCAGAATACCATGAGCAAGAAGAAATCTTCAAATTGAGACTCGGACACCTAAAGAAGGTAATCAAATCGTCCCATCTGTGTGGTTAAATTTGTGTTGTCATGGAAACGGGTcttaatgttgtgtgtgtgtgtgtgtgtgtggcaggagGAAGCAGAGATTCAAGTGGAGCTGGAACGGTTGGAGCGTGTGCGTAACCTTCACATCCGAGAGCTCAAAAGAATCCACAATGAAGATAACTCCCAGTATGCACTTTCAAAGTTTATTTCCACACTTGTGCCTTTTTTTGGTTTGAGTACGGAGTTTATTTTTAGAGgatttttgggtttttttgttcagaggtaaaaaaaaattgtggtgaAGGTGTTGGATTTAAATGATTGTGCGATTGTCTCTCCAACTGTTAGGTTTAAAGATCATCCCACGCTAAATGACCGTTACTTGCTCTTGCATCTGCTGGGCAGAGGAGGCTTCAGTGAGGTTTACAAGGTAACACATCTGTGATCGGAAAGactgtgtgttttcatttaggGATGtacaaatctacatattttccTAATCAGGTAGTGTTTGGGGTGACTGGCACACCTGTGTCATGGGACCTTTAAATAGGATGCATACTTTGTACTTTGTAATTAGAAATTGGTCATCTTCACTAATCAAGTAGTCAACCGTTGTGGCATATGGTTAGTTTGATTGTTGTTGCTATaagtcttttcttttctgtttctctaGGCCTTTGATTTGACCGAGCAGAGGTACGTGGCTGTAAAAATTCACCAGCTTAATAAGAACTGGAGAGATGAGAAGAAAGAGAACTATCACAAGTGAGCACAAACACCTTTTccagctttttacatttttttttaatatacagaaTTAACAATacgtaaaaaaaatagtaatattgacacaaaaataaagatataaaacatgcatatcaAGTTTATGCTGTACAGCACATACAGATGTGGTCATATACATCTCGGTGTGtagaattgcaaaaaaacaacaaaaaacaaaaacacctaTACATAAGGAGTTGGTTCATATCCATAATTAaggagagaaagggagaaaagaaaagaaagccatataaataaataatttctccCACACAAAACAACATTGAAGCCAAAGTGGTGCTTACCTTTTCAATAACACTTACAGTTTACTTAGCTGATTAAGTTCTTCCATCACCGATATTTCTTCAATAATCTGAAATTACGGTTTATAATTCAAATTGATGTCTTTTAAGCCAGTTCCTAGTTTGTCTTTTTACAAGCCACaacaacaggtttttttttatagactaATGTATGTTTCAATTTAACATTAGGAGCCAAGTGTGCTTGTTTTTTCCCAAAATGCATTAATCTTCCTGAACCAGACTGGAAATTGTAAAACGTACATCAGTTTGCAAAATATTCCTATAAACGTTTTTGAATCATCTAAATGTGCTCATTTGCGCATATAATAAAGTTAATTCAAGTTGCTATCTTCTGTTTTCCTTTATTTCCAATAAGCAATGCTGGATTAATTTCTGCTGTGTATGTGCACAGAACGTTTGCAGGCATGCTTTTCAGTTGGTGTAGGTATTTTCACTTCGGTTTTTGCTGTTCTAAATCAAAAAGGAACTAGGGGAAAAGTTACATGATTGTCAAGGCAAAGTTTGTTGGACTGTGTGTTGAATTAAGATTGATGGTCATTGAATGTTTTATAGGCATGCCTGTCGAGAATATAGGATCCATAAAGAGCTGGACCATCCTAGAATAGTCAAACTGTATGACTACTTCTCTCTGGATACCGACTCGTGAGTAAACTTGctcttatttaaatatgaacaatTTACAAATGATTGTCTCTGATTTGAAACCTCTTTCAAGCTTCTAGTTTTTCCCTAATTTTGTGTTGTTAAATTGGAAAGTTTTGCAACCAAcacattcagttttgttttacttcatACTTAAAAGTGGAGAGACAAAAGAGGTCATGTTTTATTTGGGATTGTTTCTAGATTCTGCACTGTTCTGGAGTACTGTGAGGGGAACGATCTGGATTTCTACCTGAAGCAGCACAAGCTAATGTCAGAGAAAGAGGCCCGATCCATCATCATGCAGGTCGTCAATGCCCTCAAGTACTTAAATGAGATCCGGCCACCAATCATCCATTACGACCTCAAACCAGGTATGAGATGCATCTCAAGCTCGGCCCAGCACAGAAGTATCGAGAGGTCTGCTGAACACCTGATTTTTGTGTTTGACCAGGTAACATCCTGCTGGTGAATGGCACAGCATGCGgagaaataaaaatcacagactTTGGGCTGTCCAAGATCATGGACGACGACAACTATGGGGTGGACGGCATGGAGCTGACATCACAGGGGGCGGGGACATACTGGTGAGTGGCCTGTTACTTTGATGGCATTTGTATATTTCTTGAGTTTGATCAGATGAACTGTAATCTCCTTCAACACAAAACTGATGTAGTTTATGTTCTGGAAGTCTGGATATAGTAGCAAAATCCAAATTGCAAAATCCTCGCCTTGTTGTTCTCCAGGTATCTTCCCCCAGAATGCTTTGTGGTTGGAAAAGAGCCACCTAAGATCTCCAACAAAGTGGACGTTTGGTCTGTTGGGGTCATCTTCTACCAGTGCCTCTATGGGAAGAAGGTAAACACACGTACACAACACTAGCTGTGTAGTCACTATCCTCTGAGATTTTAGTACCTTTATTTCCTCatctttttattctcttttttttaccacaCAGCCGTTTGGTCATAATCAATCGCAGCAGGACATCCTTCAGGAGAACACTATTCTCAAAGCCACAGAGGTGCAGTTTCCTCCCAAACCAGGAGTCTCACCAGAGGCTAAGGTAACTGATGTAAAAATTTTCCAActtactgaaataataatatccATTTTGTACCACTAGGATACACTGACAACCACCACAAACAGACGTCTTATGATGAACCAAAGCTCATCATAAACAGcttttccaaatattttatgtatagtaGGTGTGGAGTGTCATTCATGTCAGTAAACgttaatttaacataaaatgcaaGGTGAACCTCTAATGTACACAACTGATCATAAGAAAACCTCATATgataatgattaaatatgtaaatgattcaatgactcaaaCACTAATtgtaacagtatttttaatgtaactatttactgtaaaatgtggAAACTTACTGTTAGCATgttttactgtaacatttttacCTTCTTTCACTGTTAAAATCAAACAGTCTTATACAGTGTAAATTAGGGAAGCAAATAACAGATGAATTGTTGATCAGGGATATAACTGATTAAAGCTATCAATGGTTGATTAAGCAGTTTTTAAAGGAATCTTTTATCCAAAAATTGGGTTATCATTTACTTGCTCTCGAGTAGgggtaaaaaaatacaacgGAAGTTAATGGTGACCCAGACAGgttaaaaaatactgtttatataaatgtgttgttctttcatgttagttaacacaTTGAACctttattgtaaattgttaccttaattttaatagcaatacatttatttttattcatttccatgCAACAGAATCagatacaactttttttttttttttttttttttttttttttttttttttttttttacaaattgtccaaataatatataattataattcaagTTGTTATTAGAGCACATGAGCAGAGCATGGCATCACGAGAGGGTCGCGTCAGCTGTACTACAGTATGTTACAACACAGTAGCATTATTACAAACAGGAACAAGTATAATACATAGAAAAGGCCTGTTGGCACGTTATTTGAGCGGACTCTGAGCATGAGCGGTAGGACACAATATGAGCAGAAGCACATTCATTGAACAGAATACTGAGCAGAGTGTCAAACCACACAATGACAAGGGTGAggcatttattatattgtattatatagaCTATTTTCAGTTCATGTTTTCGGACGataaccaatttttttttttttttttcgggatGATAATTTTGGGTGGCCAATTAttgcttaattattaaaattgcttGCTTTgacttttaaactttctttcaGGAAAACAAAAGCTCAGCATAATAAATGGGATTGATTTTTATCTCATCAAATGTAATTGCATTTCTGAtgactgtaaacaaaaaaaactcaatgtCTTGGTTTGCATTTGTTGCTATATTAATCTTTTAGCGAGCAACTTGCTGGACACTAAATCCTGTGCACTGCTCACTTTCCTGTTCTCAGTGGCACAGTAAAGGTTGTGGGATTTTGTCATTAATGTGGTTTTTTTGTTGCTAGGAGACTTGTCATAATAATGACTGTCGCTTGGTGAGTCAGATTGGCTAATATTTGCTCATGGAGAAATACGGCCTCCCTTTAATATAAAACCTAGGTTCTGTACGATTTTTAGATTAATCTGAACTACTTCCACGCAAGGCTGTTGACGCTCTTCTACCTGAACATGCACTGAACGCGTTCTAAC carries:
- the tlk2 gene encoding serine/threonine-protein kinase tousled-like 2; this translates as MMEELHSLDPRRQELLEARFTGVGVAKGSGHNESSNQSLCSVGSLSDKELETPEKKSNDQRTRKRKGDPFDNQGKGGGRGHKISDYFEFAGGSGTGTSPARGIPPVARSSPQHSLSNPPAAVQQGSPSSISSVNADHSHSSCSHKPASTHTQHRATQSELTMEKLAALESSKSSDLEKKEGRIDDLLRVNCDLRRQIDEQQKMLERCKERLNKCVTMSKKLLIEKSKQEKIACREKSMQDRLRLGHFTTVRHGASFTEQWTDGYAFQNLVKQQERVNGQREDIERQRKLLMKKKPPNASQTPPPSLEPNKRKSKSNGAENEMLSLAEYHEQEEIFKLRLGHLKKEEAEIQVELERLERVRNLHIRELKRIHNEDNSQFKDHPTLNDRYLLLHLLGRGGFSEVYKAFDLTEQRYVAVKIHQLNKNWRDEKKENYHKHACREYRIHKELDHPRIVKLYDYFSLDTDSFCTVLEYCEGNDLDFYLKQHKLMSEKEARSIIMQVVNALKYLNEIRPPIIHYDLKPGNILLVNGTACGEIKITDFGLSKIMDDDNYGVDGMELTSQGAGTYWYLPPECFVVGKEPPKISNKVDVWSVGVIFYQCLYGKKPFGHNQSQQDILQENTILKATEVQFPPKPGVSPEAKAFIRRCLVYRKEDRIDVHQLASDPYLLPHIRKSVAATGNSSMAVASTSSSSNSSASN